The following proteins come from a genomic window of Puntigrus tetrazona isolate hp1 chromosome 15, ASM1883169v1, whole genome shotgun sequence:
- the psph gene encoding phosphoserine phosphatase produces the protein MTTAAQTQELFRRADAVCFDVDSTVIREEGIDELAKFCGVGDAVTEMTRRAMGGSVSFLTALSERLSIIKCSREQVNKLITDHPPQLTPGIKELVEKLHQRSVKVFLISGGFRCIVEHVASQLHIPLHHVYANRLKFFFNGEYAGFDETQPTAQSGGKGRVISELKEQYGFQNIVMIGDGATDLEACPPASAFIGFGGNVVRQQVKDKSSWYVTSFGELLKELEKI, from the exons ATGACGACCGCGGCGCAGACGCAGGAGCTCTTCCGGCGCGCGGACGCCGTGTGCTTCGACGTCGACAGCACCGTGATCCGAGAGGAGGGCATCGACGAGCTCGCCAAGTTCTGCGGCGTCGGTGACGCGGTCACGGAGAT GACCCGGCGGGCCATGGGCGGCTCCGTCTCGTTCCTGACCGCTCTGAGCGAGCGTCTGTCCATCATCAAGTGCTCAAGGGAGCAAGTCAACAAACTGATCACCGACCATCCTCCTCAGCTGACGCCTGGCATCAA GGAGCTGGTGGAGAAGCTTCATCAGCGTAGCGTCAAGGTCTTCCTCATCTCGGGCGGCTTCCGCTGCATCGTTGAACACGTGGCGTCGCAGCTCCACATTCCTCTCCATCATGTCTACGCCAACCGCCTCAAGTTCTTCTTCAACG gagagTACGCCGGCTTCGACGAGACCCAGCCCACGGCTCAGTCCGGCGGGAAGGGCAGAGTCATCAGTGAGCTGAAGGAGCAGTACGGCTTCCAGAACATCGTGATGATTGGAGACGGAGCCACGGACCTGGAGGCCTGTCCTCCCGCG AGCGCGTTCATCGGCTTCGGGGGGAACGTGGTGCGGCAGCAGGTCAAGGACAAGTCCTCGTGGTACGTCACCAGCTTCGGAGAGCTGCTCAAGGAGCTGGAGAAGATCTAG